The following are encoded together in the Juglans microcarpa x Juglans regia isolate MS1-56 chromosome 2D, Jm3101_v1.0, whole genome shotgun sequence genome:
- the LOC121249701 gene encoding 12-oxophytodienoate reductase 2-like, with translation MAAETPTIPLLTPYKLGKFDLSHRVVLAPLTRQRSYGNVPQPHAILYYSQRTSKGGLLIAEATGVSDTAQGYPETPGIWTKEQVEAWKPIVDAVHAKGGIFFCQIWHVGRVSNQGFQPNGQAPVSSTDKPLIPQVRANGIDVAQFSPPRRLRTDEIPQIVNDFRLAARNAIEAGFDGVEIHGAHGYLIDQFMKDEVNDRTDQYGGSLENRCRFALEVVEAVANEIGADRVGIRLSPFADYMESGDSNPKALGLYMAESLNKYGILYCHMVEPRMKTVGEKSKCPNSLMPMRKAFKGNFLVAGGYDREDGINAIAENRADLVVYGRLFLANPDLPKRFKLNAPLNKYDRETFYILDPVVGYTDYPFLEDMA, from the exons ATGGCCGCTGAAACTCCCACCATTCCTCTTCTTACTCCTTACAAACTGGGCAAGTTTGATCTGTCCCATAG AGTAGTTCTGGCACCATTGACCAGACAGAGATCATACGGCAATGTTCCTCAGCCACATGCTATCTTATATTATTCTCAGAGAACTTCCAAAGGCGGTCTTCTAATAGCTGAAGCCACTGGAGTTTCTGACACTGCTCAGGg GTATCCAGAAACACCCGGCATATGGACCAAAGAGCAAGTTGAAGCATGGAAACCTATCGTAGATGCTGTTCATGCCAAAGGTGGAATCTTCTTTTGTCAAATTTGGCATGTGGGGAGGGTTTCAAATCAAG GTTTTCAGCCAAATGGGCAAGCTCCAGTATCTTCTACTGACAAACCTTTGATCCCGCAAGTTAGAGCTAATGGAATTGATGTTGCACAGTTCAGTCCTCCAAGGCGGCTAAGGACAGACGAAATTCCTCAAATTGTCAACGATTTTAGGCTTGCGGCAAGGAATGCTATTGAAGCTG GTTTTGATGGGGTTGAGATCCATGGGGCTCATGGTTACCTAATTGACCAGTTTATGAAAGATGAAGTGAATGATAGAACAGACCAATACGGTGGATCCCTCGAGAATCGTTGTCGATTTGCGCTAGAAGTAGTTGAAGCTGTTGCTAATGAGATAGGAGCAGACAGGGTTGGGATAAGGCTCTCTCCTTTTGCAGACTATATGGAATCTGGAGACTCAAATCCAAAAGCATTAGGCCTTTACATGGCCGAGTCCTTAAACAAGTATGGGATCCTTTATTGCCACATGGTCGAGCCAAGAATGAAAACTGTTGGGGAAAAATCTAAATGCCCCAACAGTCTTATGCCAATGAGAAAGGCTTTCAAGGGCAATTTTCTTGTTGCTGGGGGTTATGACAGAGAAGATGGAATTAATGCCATTGCTGAAAACCGTGCAGATCTTGTTGTTTATGGTCGACTGTTTTTAGCCAATCCAGATTTGCCTAAGAGATTTAAGCTCAATGCTCCTCTCAACAAATACGACAGAGAAACATTCTACATCCTTGATCCTGTTGTTGGTTACACAGATTATCCATTTCTTGAAGACATGGCTTAG
- the LOC121249704 gene encoding uncharacterized protein LOC121249704, producing MSRTSIPRSLQFPLLLCLSLIHLHFIPGLANDPPSTKNENKAASHGASSGSVGLKVVIVCLGLVVFVGFSVLVFKIWQKKKREEQHARLLKLFEDDDELDVELGIRD from the exons ATGAGTAGAACCTCAATCCCTAGATCTCTGCAATTCCCTTTGCTCTTATGCTTGAGCTTGATCCATCTGCATTTCATTCCAG GGTTGGCGAATGACCCACCAAGtaccaaaaatgaaaataaagctGCAAGTCATGGTGCTTCGAGTGGCTCTGTAGGACTCAAGGTAGTCATTGTTTGCCTTGGTTTGGTGGTGTTTGTTGGTTTTTCCGTGCTTGTATTCAAGATAtggcaaaagaagaagagagaggagcAGCATGCCCGTCTGCTAAAGCTTTTTGAAGATGACGATGAACTCGACGTTGAACTTGGTATTCGGGATTGA
- the LOC121250939 gene encoding uncharacterized protein LOC121250939: protein MASTSTETDSSSRHWKYDVFLSFHGKDTRRGFTSHLYDALKQEGIIAFRDDEKLKRGEFINSGLLKAIEESKYAVVVLSQNYASSRWCLIELAKIVQCSNDMDLVILPVFYHVDPSQVRKQAGTFAIPFFKHTIDPRIAIKDVRSWKAAFRQVGEIAGWHLHDGHDSTVVKNIIERIHGERNIHLQTDPYDLVGIESRVMDMVNLLDIGLDDVRFIGISGMGGIGKTTLAQIIYNRFSYQFEASSFISCVREETERHGLVYLQRKLLSDILMEREIINTWDDGRVINEMESRLCKRRVFLILDDVNENKQLEALAGRCEWFGRGSRVVVTSREKQVLNSHGVCNIYPVRQLYHDEALQLFSWKAFKKPHPEENFLGLSEDFVNYANGLPLALKVLGSSLFNKKKGIWTSARDQLKENLNGDILKTLKTGFDALKPAERNLFLDVACFFRGWDKDRVKTILKSCGYCSDINIDVLVDKSLMSFSGNNLWMHDLLQEMGQEIVCDESREEPGRRSRLWVWKDVLHVLNKNTGTEQVKGIVLDFPPQRDQEHLNADAFSKMKNLRFLKISNVHFPQGIDYLSNELRLIIWDGYPLKSLPTSFQSEDLIRLSMHCSCIEQLWKGIRVFVLSQNFENLRVIDLCDSPNLIETPDFHGVPNLETLFLRGCASLLKVHPSLGALKQLVTLNLEGCKCLESLPEKISMVSLKFCILSGCSKLEKFPEIVGSMTSLMKLNLSGTAIEELPPSFESLSGLQFLSLIGCKSISILPRVIFSLSSLGSLILSGCSELDKMPEDLRSMECLKELDTNVTSIRQVPSSILHVKSLKRLYLNGCKGLGPKSWDLLFCCCICHLSSLLLLDLGDCNLSDGAMPRDLRGLSSLETLNLRGNKFRSIPYSVCHLSSLLFLDLSECDLSDGAIPSDLRALSSLQTLNLRGNKFTCIPNSICHLSSLQLLDLSDCNLSDGAIPSDLRGLSSIGRLDLSRNKFRSIPDSISHLSSLTMLDLSDCNLSNEAIPSDLSGLSSLLSLDLSGNNFSSIADRIWQLSHLEELFLRNCSMLQSLPTLPSSLSYVWTHGCTSLERCFDETSDAAGAIVDYSAPAEHEVKRYRSFQKMTEAQFGRTLEAEMYKGMGSVFVRYYSLLIPEIPEWFAVQRAESSARILLHLESDDNCKWSVYAMFIVYEVREHENSNSRTSNLKEGHQVLCHFLTDEGRLQNLQLPEQLHLYNVRVVKLIGILVYVPRAWFSKVANNVDKWSFIEASVTTSRPGGNVKKFGVRLLNEQEVSELVEELRAESGVDLIILLKSDLQELLSKRFAQDEHFFGLFVKVACFWGTLAWQGGGSQMRKMMLDIAMTENFPPAPMNTQRVSSSSSSPPERRRKYDVFLSFRGEDTRLRFTDHLYDALKRKGIMAFRDDEELERGEYISSGLLKAIEESEYAVVVLSPNFASSRWCLIELAKIVRCRKDMELVVLPVFYHVDPSHVRQQSNTFAEALAKHEQNSSIVKEDVQTWRAALREVGETSGWHIQLQEGHESLFVKQIVASIYSKRNIQRHSIVSHDIVGIEFREMEMMNLLDIKLDDVRFIGFYGMDGVGKTTLAEFIYDKIFHQFEACSFIYGVSKETQSHDVVYLQRKILSEILMEREIINGWDDRTVYNEIRDRLRRLKVLIILDDVNENKQLEALAGSHEWFGRGSRVIVTSKEKQVLNSHGVHIIYTVKELGDDEALQLFCQKAFKKPHPEDNYADLSKDFVNYAKGLPGTLKVLGTFLFGKTIDEWKRVWDQLKENPDRGVLEMHDLLRKMDQERVLHESKEEPDQYSRLWVFEDVLLVPKNNTGAGEVRHIVLDIPPQQEEHLRFVWIGIFKENVFFAPVLETPDLRVIVQKISSHKGGDEYAIKQLKQLLRQIGGPVSLILDDDVFLSGSESLLEKFELRMPNCNILVTSGSKSSRYSFTYNLNSLNDEGAMTLCCHSATPQDGSSLSPDEKIVKKEWPAWLCESIHLKKLGINNCHKLSALPIEIGNLINLEELRLMSCTVLSKLPDTIGMLHRLHILDISDCPALLNLPNTIGRLLGLHTLRISDCANFSSLPDTVGMLSGLRFLEISHCTSLSNLPVTIGELRELQILHISHCSALTSLPDTIGMLLGLRILCISGCTVFSNLPETIGLLRGLRILGISGCRSMSDLPDTIGMLQGLSILGVSHCSTLLNLPKTIGMLEGLRILGISHCCALSDLPETIGRLHGLSIIGVSHCSALLNLPKTIGNLLGLRILGISHCPLFSNLPDEIGNLSGLRILGISYCRALLDLPETIGMLSGLWILGISHCPAFSNFPGTIRRLQGLQILDISHCPVLSNLPETIGMLREFRISDIPLNH from the exons ATGGCTTCCACAAGCACCGAGACAGACTCTTCATCACGTCACTGGAAATATGATGTTTTCCTTAGTTTCCATGGCAAGGACACCCGTCGGGGTTTTACAAGCCATCTATACGATGCTTTGAAACAGGAAGGAATTATAGCCTTTAGGGACGACGAAAAACTGAAGCGAGGAGAGTTCATAAATTCAGGGCTCTTGAAAGCAATAGAAGAATCCAAGTATGCGGTCGTCGTTCTCTCACAAAACTACGCTTCTTCGAGGTGGTGCTTGATTGAACTTGCCAAGATCGTTCAATGCAGTAATGATATGGATCTGGTAATTTTGCCCGTTTTCTATCATGTGGATCCTTCTCAGGTGAGGAAACAGGCTGGTACTTTTGCAATACCCTTTTTCAAACATACAATAGATCCCAGGATAGCCATCAAAGACGTACGAAGTTGGAAAGCTGCTTTCCGACAAGTGGGTGAGATCGCCGGATGGCATTTACATGATGG GCATGACTCAACGGTtgtcaaaaatattattgaaaggaTACATGGGGAACGGAATATTCACCTCCAAACTGATCCCTACGACCTTGTTGGAATAGAGTCCCGAGTGATGGACATGGTGAACTTACTTGACATAGGATTGGATGATGTTCGTTTCATAGGGATTTCCGGGATGGGCGGAATTGGTAAGACGACTTTGGCACAAATTATCTACAATAGATTTTCTTATCAATTTGAAGCTAGCAGCTTTATTTCGTGTGTCAGGGAAGAAACTGAACGTCATGGTCTAGTTTATTTACAAAGAAAACTTCTATCTGACATCCTcatggagagagagattatAAACACCTGGGATGATGGTAGGGTAATCAATGAGATGGAGAGTAGACTGTGTAAACGAAGGGTGTTTCTTATTCTTGATGATGTGAATGAAAACAAGCAACTAGAAGCATTGGCAGGGAGGTGTGAATGGTTTGGAAGAGGGAGTAGAGTTGTTGTAACAAGTAGAGAGAAACAAGTGTTGAATAGTCATGGAGTTTGTAATATATATCCAGTAAGACAACTATACCATGATGAAGCACTGCAACTCTTTAGTTGGAAAGCCTTCAAGAAACCCCATCCTGAGGAGAATTTTTTGGGTCTATCTGAAGATTTTGTAAATTATGCTAATGGTCTTCCTTTAGCTCTCAAGGTTTTGGGTTCCTCgttgtttaataaaaaaaaaggcatatgGACAAGTGCGAGGGATCAActaaaagaaaatcttaatggtgatattttgaaaacacttaaaacagGTTTTGATGCACTCAAGCCTGCAGAGAGGAACTTATTTTTGGATGTAGCATGTTTTTTCAGGGGATGGGACAAAGATCGGGTTAAGACCATTCTAAAAAGTTGTGGTTATTGCTCAGATATCAATATAGATGTACTTGTGGACAAATCTCTGATGAGTTTCTCAGGGAATAACCTATGGATGCATGATTTGTTACAAGAAATGGGTCAAGAAATTGTTTGTGATGAATCTCGGGAAGAGCCTGGCCGACGTAGTAGATTGTGGGTTTGGAAGGATGTGCTTCATGTATTGAACAAAAATACT GGAACAGAACAAGTTAAAGGCATAGTCCTTGACTTTCCTCCACAAAGAGATCAGGAACACTTAAATGCTGATGCCTTCtcaaagatgaaaaatttgagattTCTTAAGATCAGTAATGTGCACTTTCCTCAAGGCATAGATTATCTTTCGAATGAGTTACGTCTTATCATATGGGATGGTTACCCCCTAAAATCCTTGCCAACTAGTTTCCAATCAGAAGACCTCATTCGACTCAGTATGCATTGCAGCTGTATTGAACAATTATGGAAGGGAATTAGG GTTTTCGTTTTGTCacagaattttgaaaatttaagggTTATTGACCTGTGTGACTCCCCAAATTTGATCGAAACACCAGACTTCCATGGAGTCCCCAATCTCGAGACTCTGTTTCTTCGAGGTTGTGCAAGCTTGTTAAAGGTGCACCCATCCCTTGGAGCTCTTAAACAACTTGTTACATTAAATCTAGAAGGTTGTAAATGTCTTGAAAGCCTTCCAGAGAAGATTTCAATGGTATCTCttaaattttgtattctttctGGCTGTTCCAAACTTGAGAAGTTTCCTGAAATAGTGGGAAGTATGACATCTTTGATGAAGCTCAATTTGAGTGGTACTGCCATAGAAGAACTACCACCTTCATTCGAGAGTTTATCTGGCCTTCAGTTTTTGAGTTTAATAGGTTGTAAAAGCATTTCAATTCTTCCGAGGGTTATCTTTAGTTTGTCGTCCCTTGGATCTCTCATCTTATCTGGTTGTTCAGAACTTGACAAAATGCCAGAGGATTTGAGGAGCATGGAATGCTTGAAGGAGCTTGATACGAATGTAACTAGTATTAGACAAGTCCCATCCTCCATTTTACATGTGAAGAGCCTTAAAAGACTGTACTTAAACGGATGCAAGGGTCTGGGACCTAAATCATGGGATTTGCTCTTCTGTTGTTGCATCTGTCATCTAAGCTCTTTATTATTGCTGGATCTAGGAGACTGCAATCTATCTGATGGAGCAATGCCCCGTGACCTTAGAGGCCTATCCTCACTAGAGACTTTAAATCTCAGAGGGAACAAGTTTAGGAGCATACCATATAGCGTCTGTCACCTAAGTTCTTTGCTATTTCTGGATCTAAGTGAGTGCGATCTATCGGATGGAGCAATCCCCAGTGACCTCAGAGCTTTATCCTCACTACAAACTCTAAATCTCAGAGGGAACAAGTTTACGTGCATACCAAATAGCATCTGTCACCTAAGTTCTTTGCAATTACTGGATCTAAGCGACTGCAATCTATCAGATGGAGCAATCCCCAGTGACCTTAGAGGTCTATCCTCAATAGGACGTCTAGATCTCAGTCGTAACAAGTTTAGGAGCATACCAGATAGCATCAGCCACCTCAGCTCTTTAACAATGCTTGATCTAAGCGACTGCAATCTATCGAATGAGGCAATCCCCAGTGATCTTAGTGGCCTATCCTCACTACTGTCTCTCGATCTCAGTGGCAACAATTTTTCGAGCATAGCAGATCGTATCTGGCAACTTTCGCACCTCGAAGAACTTTTCTTGAGAAATTGTAGTATGCTTCAATCATTGCCAACACTTCCATCAAGTCTATCGTATGTATGGACTCACGGCTGTACTTCGTTGGAGAGGTGTTTTGATGAAACTTCAGATGCAGCAGGCGCTATTGTTGATTACTCTGCACCAGCTGAGCATGAAGTTAAAAGATATCGCTCTTTTCAAAAGATGACAGAAGCACAATTTGGAAGAACCCttgag GCAGAAATGTACAAAGGGATGGGCAGTGTATTTGTCCGTTATTATTCTTTGCTAATTCCTGAAATACCAGAGTGGTTCGCCGTTCAGCGTGCTGAATCCTCAGCAAGAATCCTGCTGCATCTCGAATCAGATGATAATTGTAAGTGGTCAGTATATGCCATGTTTATTGTATATGAAGTCCGCGAGCACGAAAATTCGAATTCTAGGACTTCCAATTTGAAAGAGGGTCACCAGGTTCTTTGTCATTTCCTGACTGATGAAGGTCGTCTGCAAAACTTGCAACTTCCGGAACAACTGCACCTCTATAATGTACGTGTTGTTAAGCTAATTGGAATTTTAGTATATGTACCACGTGCATGGTTTTCAAAGGTTGCAAATAACGTTGATAAATGGAGCTTCATTGAAGCTTCAGTTACAACCAGCCGCCCGGGCGGGAACGTGAAAAAGTTTGGGGTGCGTCTGCTAAATGAGCAAGAAGTTTCGGAGCTCGTTGAAGAATTACGAGCAGAGTCTGG AGTTGACTTGATCATTCTGCTCAAATCAGACCTTCAGGAATTGCTTTCAAAACGCTTTGCG CAGGATGAGCACTTTTTTGGGCTATTTGTCAAAGTTGCCTGTTTCTGGGGCACTTTAGCTTGGCAAGGTGGTGGTAGTcagatgaggaagatgatgtTGGATATTGCCATGACT GAAAACTTCCCACCGGCTCCCATGAACACTCAACGagtttcttcatcttcctcttctcctccagAACGTCGACGGAAATACGATGTTTTCCTCAGTTTCCGTGGCGAGGACACCCGCCTGCGTTTTACGGACCATCTATATGATGCTTTGAAACGGAAAGGCATTATGGCCTTTAGGGACGATGAAGAACTCGAGCGAGGAGAGTATATAAGTTCAGGGCTTTTGAAAGCAATAGAAGAATCCGAGTATGCAGTTGTCGTTCTCTCACCAAATTTCGCTTCTTCGAGGTGGTGCTTGATTGAACTTGCCAAGATCGTTCGATGTCGTAAAGATATGGAGCTGGTAGTTCTGCCCGTTTTCTATCATGTGGATCCCTCTCACGTACGGCAACAGTCTAATACATTCGCAGAAGCCCTTGCTAAACATGAACAAAATTCCAGCATCGTCAAAGAGGATGTGCAAACGTGGAGAGCTGCTTTGCGAGAAGTGGGTGAAACTAGCGGATGGCATATACAATTACAGGAAGg GCATGAATCATTGTTTGTCAAACAAATTGTTGCAAGCATATATAGCAAACGGAATATTCAACGCCACAGTATTGTTTCCCATGACATTGTTGGAATAGAGTTCCGAGAAATGGAAATGATGAACTTACTTGACATTAAATTGGATGATGTTCGCTTTATAGGGTTTTATGGAATGGATGGAGTGGGTAAGACCACTTTGGCTGAGtttatttatgacaaaatttttcatcaatttgAAGCTTGCAGCTTTATTTACGGTGTCAGTAAAGAAACTCAAAGTCATGATGTAGTTTATTTACAACGAAAAATCCTTTCTGAAATTCTCAtggaaagagaaattataaatgGGTGGGATGATCGTACGGTATACAATGAGATAAGGGATAGATTGCGTAGGCTAAAGGTGCTTATTATTCTTGATGATGTGAATGAAAACAAGCAACTGGAAGCCTTAGCAGGTAGTCATGAATGGTTTGGAAGAGGGAGTAGAGTTATTGTAACGAGTAAAGAGAAACAAGTGTTGAATAGCCATGGagtgcatattatatatacagtTAAGGAGCTTGGTGATGATGAAGCTCTGCAACTCTTTTGTCAGAAGGCCTTCAAGAAACCCCATCCTGAAGATAATTATGCGGATTTATCCAAAGACTTTGTGAATTATGCTAAAGGTCTTCCTGGAACTCTTAAAGTTTTGGGTACCTTCTTGTTTGGTAAAACAATAGATGAATGGAAACGTGTCTGGGATCAACTAAAAGAAAATCCTGATAGAGGTGTTTTGGAGATGCATGACTTGCTACGAAAAATGGATCAAGAAAGGGTTCTTCATGAATCTAAGGAAGAGCCTGACCAATATAGTAGGTTGTGGGTTTTTGAGGATGTGCTTCTTGTGCCGAAGAATAATACT GGAGCAGGAGAAGTTAGACACATAGTCCTTGACATACCTCCACAACAAGAGGAGCACTTGCGTTTTGTTTGGATAGGCATTTTTAAGGAGAATGTTTTCTTTGCCCCTGTTTTAGAAACACCAGACTTGAGGGTCATTGTACAAAAAATATCCAGTCACAAGGGTGGTGACGAATATGCAATCAAACAGCTGAAGCAATTGCTGCGTCAAATTGGAGGTCCTGTATCGTTGATACTGGATGACGATGTCTTCTTGTCTGGATCAGAATCCCTTCTTGAGAAGTTTGAGCTCCGTATGCCAAATTGCAATATTCTGGTTACTTCAGGAAGTAAATCTTCAAGATATAGCTTTACCtataatttaaactcattaaatGATGAAGGTGCCATGACCCTTTGTTGTCACTCAGCAACTCCACAAGATGGGAGCTCTTTATCTCCAGATGAGAAGATTGTCAAAAAG GAATGGCCTGCTTGGCTGTGCGAGAGTATACACCTAAAGAAACTGGGCATCAACAATTGTCATAAGCTGTCTGCATTGCCTATAGAGATTGGAAATCTGATTAATTTGGAAGAGCTAAGGCTAATGTCCTGTACCGTTTTGTCCAAATTGCCAGATACAATAGGAATGCTCCATCGGTTACATATTCTTGACATATCTGACTGCCCTGCTTTGTTGAATTTGCCGAACACAATCGGAAGGCTTCTTGGGCTACACACTCTTCGTATATCTGATTGCGCCAATTTTTCGAGTTTACCAGATACAGTAGGAATGCTTTCTGGGTTACGTTTTCTTGAAATATCCCACTGTACCAGTTTGTCTAATTTGCCAGTGACGATCGGAGAGCTTCGTGAGTTGCAAATCCTTCATATATCTCATTGCTCCGCTTTGACAAGTTTGCCGGACACAATAGGAATGCTTCTTGGGTTAAGGATTCTTTGCATATCGGGCTGCACCGTTTTCTCAAATTTGCCAGAGACAATCGGATTGCTTCGGGGGTTACGGATCCTTGGCATATCGGGCTGCCGCTCTATGTCGGATTTACCAGATACAATCGGAATGCTTCAGGGGTTATCGATTCTCGGCGTATCTCACTGCTCTACTTTGTTGAATTTGCCAAAGACAATCGGAATGCTCGAAGGATTACGGATACTTGGCATATCTCACTGTTGTGCTTTGTCGGATTTGCCAGAGACAATCGGAAGGCTCCATGGTTTATCTATTATCGGCGTATCTCACTGCTCCGCCTTGTTGAATTTACCAAAGACAATAGGAAATCTGCTCGGGTTACGGATCCTTGGCATATCTCACTGCCCCCTTTTTTCAAACTTGCCAGATGAAATCGGAAATCTCAGTGGGTTGCGGATCCTTGGCATATCTTACTGTCGTGCTTTGTTGGATTTACCAGAGACAATCGGAATGCTTAGTGGGTTGTGGATTCTTGGCATATCTCACTGCCCTGCGTTTTCAAATTTTCCAGGGACAATTCGAAGGCTCCAGGGTTTACAGATTCTTGACATATCTCATTGCCCCGTTTTGTCAAATTTGCCAGAAACAATAGGAATGCTCCGCGAGTTTCGAATTTCGGACATCCCACTGAATCACTGA